The Coffea arabica cultivar ET-39 chromosome 4e, Coffea Arabica ET-39 HiFi, whole genome shotgun sequence genome includes a window with the following:
- the LOC113741498 gene encoding pentatricopeptide repeat-containing protein At1g80880, mitochondrial, whose product MIGLLIHVRRLHRAHTSLFLAQLLNPLAHQKLSSCYTAASPSHHSIGAFQQTLINPCHSSLQSLHFSASHSSDQRHVYDVINFRECVKETRENAQVGLSELTELIQKAKNFDSGDEALDFLDKGGVKPNKDLIFSSIFALRKEWKLAFLLYKWGERWDCVDEMVRCLMIWVLGNHTKFGTAWSLIHDLYKNSVDTKEALLIMIDRYVATNQFDKAVKTFETMEKFCLLPDQDAFFTFLNILCKHGNIEEAEEFMFLNKKFFPLVTEGFNIILNGWCNIAVDIVEAKRVWREMSKCCILPNGMSYTHLISCFAKVRNLFDSLRLCDEMKKRGFQPGIEVYNSLAYVLASENCLKESLTILNKMKEAGLCPDSTTYNNIISPLCGDMKLEEARMVLAMMIEDNVSPTIDTYHAFLTGASLERAFEVLNHMSKAGLGPNGNTFLQILGKFFELKQPESALKVWLEMRHYEILPDLAHYRVLVEGLAKCGLLVKAREFYNEMRSKGFARDPKLEKLFKEPRKDRHLEGDRKRTIKHNEEGKSSFHGRNIAMQNRRGTKTSRKNKIT is encoded by the exons ATGATAGGTCTACTTATCCATGTTAGAAGACTCCATAGAGCACATACCTCACTCTTCTTGGCTCAACTCCTGAACCCACTAGCTCATCAAAAACTTTCATCTTGCTATACAGCTGCTTCTCCGTCGCATCATTCCATTGGGGCATTTCAGCAAACGCTTATCAACCCTTGTCACTCCAGTCTACAGAGCCTCCATTTCTCCGCATCCCATAGTTCTGACCAACGACACGTCTATGATGTCATCAACTTCCGTGAGTGTGTAAAAGAAACCCGTGAAAATGCTCAAGTGGGTCTCAGTGAATTGACTGAGTTAATCCAAAAAGCTAAGAACTTTGATTCCGGAGATGAAGCATTGGATTTTCTTGATAAGGGAGGCGTTAAACCCAATAAAGATTTGATTTTTTCCTCTATCTTTGCTTTGAGGAAAGAATGGAAGCTGGCATTCTTGTTATATAAATGGGGTGAAAGATGGGATTGTGTGGATGAAATGGTTCGGTGTTTGATGATATGGGTTCTGGGGAACCATACAAAGTTTGGTACTGCTTGGTCCTTGATTCATGACCTTTATAAAAATTCAGTGGATACCAAAGAAGCATTGCTCATCATGATTGATAG GTATGTAGCAACAAATCAATTTGACAAGGCTGTGAAAACATTTGAAACTATGGAGAAGTTCTGCTTGTTGCCTGATCAGGATGCATTCTTCACATTTCTTAACATTCTCTGCAAGCATGGAAACATCGAGGAGGCTGAAGAATTTATGTTTCTCAACAAAAAGTTCTTCCCTCTGGTGACTGAGGGCTTTAACATAATTCTCAATGGATGGTGCAATATAGCAGTTGATATAGTCGAAGCCAAGAGAGTGTGGAGAGAAATGTCAAAATGCTGTATTTTGCCCAATGGGATGTCCTATACGCACTTGATTTCCTGTTTTGCGAAAGTTAGAAATCTATTTGACTCACTCAGACTGTGTGATGAGATGAAGAAAAGGGGTTTTCAACCTGGCATTGAGGTGTATAATTCTTTAGCATATGTTCTGGCTTCTGAGAACTGCTTGAAGGAATCTCTCACCattctcaataaaatgaaaGAAGCAGGTCTATGTCCTGATTCTACCACATACAACAACATCATAAGCCCTCTTTGTGGAGATATGAAACTCGAGGAGGCAAGAATGGTACTGGCTATGATGATAGAGGACAATGTCAGTCCAACTATTGATACATACCATGCATTTCTTACTGGTGCAAGTTTAGAAAGAGCTTTTGAAGTTCTTAATCATATGAGTAAAGCCGGTCTTGGTCCAAACGGGAATACCTTTCTCCAAATTCTGGGAAAATTCTTTGAATTGAAGCAACCTGAAAGTGCCCTGAAGGTATGGCTGGAAATGAGGCACTATGAGATATTGCCTGATTTAGCACATTACAGAGTTCTGGTTGAAGGGTTAGCTAAATGCGGATTATTGGTCAAGGCTAGAGAATTTTACAATGAGATGAGATCTAAAGGATTTGCTAGGGATCCTAAGCTTGAGAAACTTTTCAAAGAACCAAGGAAGGATAGGCATCTTGAAGGAGACCGAAAGAGAACCATAAAACACAATGAGGAAGGCAAATCCTCATTTCATGGGAGAAATATTGCTATGCAAAATAGAAGAGGTACTAAAACTTCACGCAAGAATAAAATAACTTGA
- the LOC113741435 gene encoding magnesium transporter MRS2-1 produces the protein MADLKERLLPPKPASAANLRDVSYRPSASGRPPFPGVDVLGLKKRGQGLRSWIRVDSFGNSQVIEVDKFSMMRRCDLPARDLRLLDPLFVYPSTILGREKAIVVNLEQIRCIITADEVLLLNSLDNYVVQYVVELQRRLHAAGVSDVWQTEGSDSSRRGRNFDNMFGNTSPDYLPFEFRALEVALEAACTFLDSQAAELEIEAYPLLDELTSKISTLNLERVRRLKSRLVALTRRVQKVRDEIEQLMDDDGDMAEMYLTEKKRRMESSFYGDQSLLGYRSSDGVQSISAPVSPVASPPDSRKLEKTLSIARSRHESVRSSESANESIEELEMLLEAYFVVIDSTLNKLTSLKEYIDDTEDFINIQLDNVRNQLIQFELLLTTATFVVAIFGVVAGIFGMNFTVPLFDNPNAFKWVLIITAVCGIIIFCSFLWFFKYKRLMPL, from the exons ATGGCTGATCTTAAAGAACGCCTTCTACCCCCAAAACCTGCATCAGCTGCAAATCTTCGAGATGTATCTTATAGGCCCTCTGCATCTGGCCGTCCACCATTTCCAGGTGTTGACGTTCTAGGCCTCAAAAAGCGTGGCCAAGGCCTTCGTTCATGGATTCGTGTCGATTCCTTTGGGAATTCGCAAGTTATTGAGGTTGACAAATTCAGTATGATGCGTCGTTGTGATCTTCCTGCCCGTGATTTGCGCCTGTTAGATCCATTATTTGTTTACCCATCCACAATTCTTGGAAGAGAGAAGGCAATAGTTGTAAACCTGGAGCAGATTCGATGTATTATAACAGCAGATGAGGTGCTGCTTTTGAACTCTCTAGATAACTATGTAGTGCAGTATGTGGTGGAGCTGCAACGGCGGCTGCACGCTGCTGGAGTCAGTGATGTTTGGCAGACAGAAGGTAGTGATTCGAGCAGGAGGGGAAGGAACTTTGACAATATGTTTGGAAATACTTCACCAGATTATTTGCCCTTCGAGTTTCGGGCTCTTGAAGTTGCTCTGGAGGCTGCTTGCACATTTTTGGATTCTCAG GCAGCAGAATTGGAGATTGAAGCATACCCACTGCTGGATGAGCTTACATCAAAGATTAGTACCTTAAACTTGGAGCGTGTTCGTCGATTAAAAAGCCGACTTGTTGCTTTGACCCGGAGAGTTCAGAAG GTTAGGGATGAGATAGAGCAGCTAATGGACGATGATGGAGATATGGCTGAAATGTACCTTACTGAGAAGAAAAGACGAATGGAATCATCCTTTTATGGTGATCAATCTCTTCTTGGATATCGGTCAAGTGATGGTGTACAATCTATTTCTGCTCCAGTCTCGCCTGTTGCGTCACCTCCTGATTCCAGAAAGCTGGAGAAAACTTTAAGTATTGCAAGGAGCAGACATGAGAGTGTCAGGAGTTCAGAAAGTGCAAATGAGAGTATAGAAGAGCTCGAAATGTTGTTGGAAGCTTATTTTGTTGTTATTGACAGCACCTTGAACAAGTTGACATCG CTGAAGGAGTACATAGATGACACAGAAGATTTCATCAACATTCAGCTG GATAATGTCCGAAACCAGCTTATACAATTTGAGTTGTTACTTACAACAGCAACATTTGTCGTTGCCATCTTTGGTGTGGTAGCTGGAATATTTGGCATGAATTTTACAGTACCATTGTTCGATAATCCAAATGCGTTCAAGTGGGTCCTCATAATTACAGCAGTATGTGGAATTATCATATTCTGTTCATTTTTGtggtttttcaaatacaaaaggCTGATGCCGCTGTAA
- the LOC113741551 gene encoding early nodulin-like protein 17: MSNSAASTLLHLITTTTLLLLLLTTRVSATDHIVGANKGWNSGINYTLWSNNQTFYVGDLICYDNCTIEGAVGNWSSGKDFIPLNKAKRYYFICGTGGCFNGMKVSVIVHPLPSPPKPAIAATHASTKSAAPAAARGIYSMLVLMGLFPFIWIGL; this comes from the exons ATGTCCAACTCAGCAGCTTCAACCCTGCTCCACCTTATCACCACTACcaccctcctcctcctcctcctgacCACCAGAGTCTCCGCCACCGACCACATTGTGGGTGCCAACAAAGGCTGGAATTCTGGCATCAACTACACCCTCTGGTCCAACAACCAAACTTTCTACGTTGGAGACCTCATTT GTTACGATAACTGTACGATAGAAGGGGCAGTGGGGAACTGGAGCAGCGGAAAAGACTTTATCCCCCTTAACAAGGCTAAAAGGTACTACTTCATCTGCGGGACTGGTGGCTGCTTCAACGGGATGAAGGTTTCTGTCATCGTCCACCCTCTTCCTTCTCCGCCCAAGCCTGCCATTGCGGCCACTCATGCGTCCACTAAGTCAGCTGCACCTGCAGCGGCGCGTGGGATTTACTCCATGCTGGTCTTGATGGGTCTTTTTCCGTTTATATGGATTGGGCTTTGA
- the LOC113741840 gene encoding uncharacterized protein — protein MASETNKTSGSKKSGGGNGGFRAKLDHYLYSGEKKHVIAGIAIIGVLFGVPWYLMNKGSKQQSHQDYMERADKARSERLSKGSSAASTS, from the exons ATGGCTAGTGAAACTAACAAAACAAGTGGAAGCAAGAAGAGTGGAGGAGGCAATGGTGGTTTCAGGGCTAAATTGGATCATTACCTGTATAGTGGGGAAAAGAAGCATGTCATCGCAGGCATAGCCATAATTGGCGTCCTCTTTGGGGTTCCTTGGTACCTCATGAACAAAG GCTCAAAACAGCAATCTCATCAGGACTATATGGAAAGAGCTGATAAAGCACGAAGTGAGAGACTTTCAAAAGGTTCATCAGCAGCTTCAACATCTTAG